The Populus alba chromosome 4, ASM523922v2, whole genome shotgun sequence genome contains a region encoding:
- the LOC118030352 gene encoding SUPPRESSOR OF ABI3-5 isoform X1 has product MDPGRYGLQQGWDNNSALEGYGAVHEPNYRRGGGSYDERRFINDRYSRDNGYPRHAFPRNILERENYPPPPAVDVWPQSRRRSYEEEYPLDRESRRHERPYFDTYHDIDAVHDRDGNHSIDNYRDHGLDRASRFGERDRDDYAYDDYDYKSHTSYHNREDSHERDYEYGRHSYDSDYERGSRRDGSWRRRGSHDREHDKRGLSQEKSQSPHRRHERSRSRGYDDRPRSRSPRSRSHSRSQREDSYDGGRHERSERRRDREHKRHRGHYDVAPSATVVVKGLSQKTTEEDLYQILAEWGPLRHVRVIKERNSGISRGFAFIDFPSVGAACTMMDRIGDDGLVVDGRKLFFEYSSKPTGGAGGPFGQEKSGQHRNITVPSDWMCTICGCVNFARRTSCFQCNEPRTDDAPAADMSLSNPPSSGKKGFEAGPTHVLVVRGLDENADEEMLRYEFSKHAPIKDLRLVRDKFTHVSRGFAFVHFHSVEDATKALDATNGTTLEKNGQILRVAYAKSILGPGSSGSSQSSSLAAAAIEAAAFAQQYDAVGWAPKEYNPDEKQSVGGQEHAGGEITVQKDGSNAQSAFVWDEASGYYYDAASGFYFDGNTGLYYDGNSGVWYTYDQQTQQYIPYTENNDNKASGKQSENSKSSDGSSNRKVVISAPAATITSSVEKAASLHDAVQAAATAALAAEKKEKEKAKEIKLASKSSILANKKKMNNVLTMWKQRSHEGQATRVALDDSHPSVPADDKLFSAGQSTKSKFKSDSTTTKDNTMFSSGVAATSTAQTTGLESPVKPRPASNSSGGTLMGVIRGSGRGVVKSDTSYSIPSAGVSTSNAVIPLTMAGSSTNSDTFPAATPFRTDASALGSYTPPVAAVSGKRRFSEMPLPSASTHKEQPQTSYRDRAAERRSLYGSSSVGDDLPDMDSHRESAFKRSALDSMPFPPGVGGGRGIGDAQSYEVITADKALGESNVGNRMLRNMGWQEGSGLGKDGSGMIEPVQAQAIDRRAGLGSQQKKLDPSLEVQAGDSYKTLIQKKALARFREMS; this is encoded by the exons ATGGATCCTGGTCGCTATGGCCTTCAGCAAGGATGGGATAATAACAGC GCTCTGGAGGGGTATGGTGCAGTCCATGAGCCTAACTACCG cagGGGTGGTGGTTCATATGATGAGAGGAGGTTTATCAATGACCGGTATTCAAGGGATAATGGATACCCAAGACATGCCTTCCCCCGGAACAttctagagagagagaactaTCCCCCACCTCCTGCTGTTGATGTCTGGCCTCAATCAAGAAGGAGAAGTTATGAAGAAGAATACCCACTTGATAGGGAGTCAAGGAGACATGAGAGACCATACTTTGATACTTACCATGATATAGATGCTGTTCATGATCGGGATGGCAACCACAGCATCGACAACTACCGTGATCACGGACTTGATAGGGCTTCTAGGTTTGGGGAACGTGACCGTGATGATTATGCATATGATGATTATGACTATAAGTCACACACTTCTTATCACAATAGGGAGGATAGCCATGAGAGGGATTATGAATATGGTAGGCATAGTTATGATTCTGATTATGAAAGAGGCAGCAGGAGAGATGGCAGTTGGAGGAGGCGTGGATCTCATGATCGAGAACATGACAAGAGAGGTTTGAGTCAGGAAAAATCTCAGAGTCCACATAGACGGCATGAACGATCTCGGTCTCGTGGATATGATGATCGTCCTAGATCAAGGTCTCCCCGGAGTCGAAGTCATAGCCGAAGTCAAAGGGAGGACAGCTATGATGGTGGCAGGCATGAGAGGAGTGAAAGGAGGAGGGACCGTGAACACAAGCGTCACCGTGGCCATTATGACGTG GCCCCATCTGCAACCGTTGTTGTGAAGGGTCTCTCACAGAAGACAACCGAGGAAGATCTTTACCAGATACTT GCTGAGTGGGGACCACTTCGCCATGTTCGTGTAATCAAAGAGAGGAATTCTGGCATCTCCCGTGGATTTGCCTTTATTGATTTTCCTTCTGTG GGAGCAGCATGCACAATGATGGATAGGATTGGGGATGATGGTCTTGTTGTTGATGGCCGAAAGCTTTTCTTTGAGTACAG TAGTAAACCAACTGGGGGGGCAGGTGGGCCTTTTGGTCAAGAGAAATCTGGTCAGCACAGAAACATCACAGTGCCATCTGATTGGATGTGCACTATCTGTGGTTGTGTCAATTTTGCAAGGCGTACATCCTGCTTTCAG TGCAATGAGCCACGAACTGATGATGCACCAGCAGCAGATATGTCTTTATCAAATCCACCATCCTCAGGAAAGAAAGGATTTGAGGCAG GCCCAACTCATGTTTTGGTTGTTCGTGGATTGGATGAAAATGCGGATGAGGAGATGCTTCGCTATGAGTTTTCCAAGCATGCACCGATTAAG GATCTTCGACTGGTTAGAGACAAGTTTACTCATGTTTCAAGGGGATTTGCCTTTGTACATTTCCATTCG GTTGAAGATGCTACTAAAGCCCTTGATGCGACCAATGGAACCACTCTTGAGAAGAATGGGCAGATCTTAAgagtggcatatgcaaagagcATTCTTGGCCCAGGATCGTCAGGATCATCACAGTCAAGCAGCTTAGCAGCTGCTGCGATTGAGGCAGCGGCATTTGCACAACAG tATGACGCTGTTGGCTGGGCACCTAAGGAATATAACCCAGATGAAAAACAATCTGTCGGTGGGCAGGAGCATGCTGGTGGGGAGATTACAGTCCAAAAGGATGGTTCTAATGCACAATCTGCTTTTGTGTGGGATGAAGCATCTGGTTATTACTATGATGCTGCTTCTGGCTTCTACTTTGATGGAAATACAG GTCTTTATTATGATGGTAACAGTGGGGTTTGGTACACATATGACCAGCAAACTCAGCAGTACATCCCTTACACAGAGAACAATGACAATAAAGCTTCTGGTAAACAGTCTGAGAATTCCAAGTCATCTGATGGTTCCAGTAACAGAAAAGTTGTAATTTCTGCACCGGCTGCTACTATTACGTCATCTGTGGAGAAGGCTGCCTCGTTACATGATGCAGTCCAGGCTGCTGCTACAGCAGCATTAGCTGCtgagaagaaagagaaggagaaggcaAAAGAGATAAAACTTGCTTCAAAGAGCAGTATTTTGGctaacaagaagaaaatgaacaacGTATTAACAATGTGGAAGCAAAGGAGTCATGAAGGACAAGCTACCCGTGTGGCTCTTGATGATAGTCACCCATCTGTTCCAGCTGATGATAAGCTCTTTTCAGCTGGGCAATCCACAAAGAGCAAGTTTAAATCTGATTCAACAACCACAAAGGATAACACTATGTTCAGTTCAGGAGTTGCTGCAACCTCAACTGCCCAAACTACTGGTTTGGAGTCTCCAGTGAAGCCAAGACCTGCGAGCAACAGTTCAGGAGGGACTTTGATGGGGGTTATAAGGGGCTCTGGACGAGGTGTTGTGAAGTCTGATACTTCATATTCTATACCATCTGCTGGTGTTTCTACATCCAATGCTGTCATACCACTAACTATGGCAGGTTCATCAACAAATTCTGATACATTTCCAGCGGCAACTCCTTTTAGGACAGATGCATCTGCGTTGGGATCTTACACACCACCTGTGGCTGCTGTGAGTGGCAAGAGGAGATTTTCTGAAATGCCACTGCCCTCTGCTTCTACTCACAAGGAGCAACCACAGACTTCCTACAGGGATCGAGCAGCTGAAAGGAGGAGTTTGTATGGTTCATCTTCTGTGGGAGATGATTTGCCTGACATGGATTCAC ATCGGGAGTCTGCATTCAAAAGGAGTGCTTTGGATTCAATGCCATTTCCCCCTGGTGTTGGGGGAGGACGCGGGATTGGAGATGCTCAGAGCTATGAGGTGATTACAGCAGACAAGGCACTTGGCGAGAGCAATGTAGGCAATCGAATGCTTCGCAATATGGGCTGGCAAGAGGGCTCG GGGCTGGGGAAGGATGGAAGTGGAATGATTGAACCAGTCCAAGCTCAAGCCATAGATAGGAGAGCAGGACTTGGGAGTCAGCAGAAGAAGTTGGATCCTAGCCTTGAGGTACAGGCTGGGGATAGTTACAAAACGCTGATTCAAAAGAAGGCCCTTGCCAGGTTCAGGGAGATGTCGTAG
- the LOC118030352 gene encoding SUPPRESSOR OF ABI3-5 isoform X3, which yields MDPGRYGLQQGWDNNSALEGYGAVHEPNYRRGGGSYDERRFINDRYSRDNGYPRHAFPRNILERENYPPPPAVDVWPQSRRRSYEEEYPLDRESRRHERPYFDTYHDIDAVHDRDGNHSIDNYRDHGLDRASRFGERDRDDYAYDDYDYKSHTSYHNREDSHERDYEYGRHSYDSDYERGSRRDGSWRRRGSHDREHDKRGLSQEKSQSPHRRHERSRSRGYDDRPRSRSPRSRSHSRSQREDSYDGGRHERSERRRDREHKRHRGHYDVAPSATVVVKGLSQKTTEEDLYQILAEWGPLRHVRVIKERNSGISRGFAFIDFPSVGAACTMMDRIGDDGLVVDGRKLFFEYSKPTGGAGGPFGQEKSGQHRNITVPSDWMCTICGCVNFARRTSCFQCNEPRTDDAPAADMSLSNPPSSGKKGFEAGPTHVLVVRGLDENADEEMLRYEFSKHAPIKDLRLVRDKFTHVSRGFAFVHFHSVEDATKALDATNGTTLEKNGQILRVAYAKSILGPGSSGSSQSSSLAAAAIEAAAFAQQYDAVGWAPKEYNPDEKQSVGGQEHAGGEITVQKDGSNAQSAFVWDEASGYYYDAASGFYFDGNTGLYYDGNSGVWYTYDQQTQQYIPYTENNDNKASGKQSENSKSSDGSSNRKVVISAPAATITSSVEKAASLHDAVQAAATAALAAEKKEKEKAKEIKLASKSSILANKKKMNNVLTMWKQRSHEGQATRVALDDSHPSVPADDKLFSAGQSTKSKFKSDSTTTKDNTMFSSGVAATSTAQTTGLESPVKPRPASNSSGGTLMGVIRGSGRGVVKSDTSYSIPSAGVSTSNAVIPLTMAGSSTNSDTFPAATPFRTDASALGSYTPPVAAVSGKRRFSEMPLPSASTHKEQPQTSYRDRAAERRSLYGSSSVGDDLPDMDSHRESAFKRSALDSMPFPPGVGGGRGIGDAQSYEVITADKALGESNVGNRMLRNMGWQEGSGLGKDGSGMIEPVQAQAIDRRAGLGSQQKKLDPSLEVQAGDSYKTLIQKKALARFREMS from the exons ATGGATCCTGGTCGCTATGGCCTTCAGCAAGGATGGGATAATAACAGC GCTCTGGAGGGGTATGGTGCAGTCCATGAGCCTAACTACCG cagGGGTGGTGGTTCATATGATGAGAGGAGGTTTATCAATGACCGGTATTCAAGGGATAATGGATACCCAAGACATGCCTTCCCCCGGAACAttctagagagagagaactaTCCCCCACCTCCTGCTGTTGATGTCTGGCCTCAATCAAGAAGGAGAAGTTATGAAGAAGAATACCCACTTGATAGGGAGTCAAGGAGACATGAGAGACCATACTTTGATACTTACCATGATATAGATGCTGTTCATGATCGGGATGGCAACCACAGCATCGACAACTACCGTGATCACGGACTTGATAGGGCTTCTAGGTTTGGGGAACGTGACCGTGATGATTATGCATATGATGATTATGACTATAAGTCACACACTTCTTATCACAATAGGGAGGATAGCCATGAGAGGGATTATGAATATGGTAGGCATAGTTATGATTCTGATTATGAAAGAGGCAGCAGGAGAGATGGCAGTTGGAGGAGGCGTGGATCTCATGATCGAGAACATGACAAGAGAGGTTTGAGTCAGGAAAAATCTCAGAGTCCACATAGACGGCATGAACGATCTCGGTCTCGTGGATATGATGATCGTCCTAGATCAAGGTCTCCCCGGAGTCGAAGTCATAGCCGAAGTCAAAGGGAGGACAGCTATGATGGTGGCAGGCATGAGAGGAGTGAAAGGAGGAGGGACCGTGAACACAAGCGTCACCGTGGCCATTATGACGTG GCCCCATCTGCAACCGTTGTTGTGAAGGGTCTCTCACAGAAGACAACCGAGGAAGATCTTTACCAGATACTT GCTGAGTGGGGACCACTTCGCCATGTTCGTGTAATCAAAGAGAGGAATTCTGGCATCTCCCGTGGATTTGCCTTTATTGATTTTCCTTCTGTG GGAGCAGCATGCACAATGATGGATAGGATTGGGGATGATGGTCTTGTTGTTGATGGCCGAAAGCTTTTCTTTGAGTACAG TAAACCAACTGGGGGGGCAGGTGGGCCTTTTGGTCAAGAGAAATCTGGTCAGCACAGAAACATCACAGTGCCATCTGATTGGATGTGCACTATCTGTGGTTGTGTCAATTTTGCAAGGCGTACATCCTGCTTTCAG TGCAATGAGCCACGAACTGATGATGCACCAGCAGCAGATATGTCTTTATCAAATCCACCATCCTCAGGAAAGAAAGGATTTGAGGCAG GCCCAACTCATGTTTTGGTTGTTCGTGGATTGGATGAAAATGCGGATGAGGAGATGCTTCGCTATGAGTTTTCCAAGCATGCACCGATTAAG GATCTTCGACTGGTTAGAGACAAGTTTACTCATGTTTCAAGGGGATTTGCCTTTGTACATTTCCATTCG GTTGAAGATGCTACTAAAGCCCTTGATGCGACCAATGGAACCACTCTTGAGAAGAATGGGCAGATCTTAAgagtggcatatgcaaagagcATTCTTGGCCCAGGATCGTCAGGATCATCACAGTCAAGCAGCTTAGCAGCTGCTGCGATTGAGGCAGCGGCATTTGCACAACAG tATGACGCTGTTGGCTGGGCACCTAAGGAATATAACCCAGATGAAAAACAATCTGTCGGTGGGCAGGAGCATGCTGGTGGGGAGATTACAGTCCAAAAGGATGGTTCTAATGCACAATCTGCTTTTGTGTGGGATGAAGCATCTGGTTATTACTATGATGCTGCTTCTGGCTTCTACTTTGATGGAAATACAG GTCTTTATTATGATGGTAACAGTGGGGTTTGGTACACATATGACCAGCAAACTCAGCAGTACATCCCTTACACAGAGAACAATGACAATAAAGCTTCTGGTAAACAGTCTGAGAATTCCAAGTCATCTGATGGTTCCAGTAACAGAAAAGTTGTAATTTCTGCACCGGCTGCTACTATTACGTCATCTGTGGAGAAGGCTGCCTCGTTACATGATGCAGTCCAGGCTGCTGCTACAGCAGCATTAGCTGCtgagaagaaagagaaggagaaggcaAAAGAGATAAAACTTGCTTCAAAGAGCAGTATTTTGGctaacaagaagaaaatgaacaacGTATTAACAATGTGGAAGCAAAGGAGTCATGAAGGACAAGCTACCCGTGTGGCTCTTGATGATAGTCACCCATCTGTTCCAGCTGATGATAAGCTCTTTTCAGCTGGGCAATCCACAAAGAGCAAGTTTAAATCTGATTCAACAACCACAAAGGATAACACTATGTTCAGTTCAGGAGTTGCTGCAACCTCAACTGCCCAAACTACTGGTTTGGAGTCTCCAGTGAAGCCAAGACCTGCGAGCAACAGTTCAGGAGGGACTTTGATGGGGGTTATAAGGGGCTCTGGACGAGGTGTTGTGAAGTCTGATACTTCATATTCTATACCATCTGCTGGTGTTTCTACATCCAATGCTGTCATACCACTAACTATGGCAGGTTCATCAACAAATTCTGATACATTTCCAGCGGCAACTCCTTTTAGGACAGATGCATCTGCGTTGGGATCTTACACACCACCTGTGGCTGCTGTGAGTGGCAAGAGGAGATTTTCTGAAATGCCACTGCCCTCTGCTTCTACTCACAAGGAGCAACCACAGACTTCCTACAGGGATCGAGCAGCTGAAAGGAGGAGTTTGTATGGTTCATCTTCTGTGGGAGATGATTTGCCTGACATGGATTCAC ATCGGGAGTCTGCATTCAAAAGGAGTGCTTTGGATTCAATGCCATTTCCCCCTGGTGTTGGGGGAGGACGCGGGATTGGAGATGCTCAGAGCTATGAGGTGATTACAGCAGACAAGGCACTTGGCGAGAGCAATGTAGGCAATCGAATGCTTCGCAATATGGGCTGGCAAGAGGGCTCG GGGCTGGGGAAGGATGGAAGTGGAATGATTGAACCAGTCCAAGCTCAAGCCATAGATAGGAGAGCAGGACTTGGGAGTCAGCAGAAGAAGTTGGATCCTAGCCTTGAGGTACAGGCTGGGGATAGTTACAAAACGCTGATTCAAAAGAAGGCCCTTGCCAGGTTCAGGGAGATGTCGTAG
- the LOC118030352 gene encoding SUPPRESSOR OF ABI3-5 isoform X2 — MDPGRYGLQQGWDNNSALEGYGAVHEPNYRGGGSYDERRFINDRYSRDNGYPRHAFPRNILERENYPPPPAVDVWPQSRRRSYEEEYPLDRESRRHERPYFDTYHDIDAVHDRDGNHSIDNYRDHGLDRASRFGERDRDDYAYDDYDYKSHTSYHNREDSHERDYEYGRHSYDSDYERGSRRDGSWRRRGSHDREHDKRGLSQEKSQSPHRRHERSRSRGYDDRPRSRSPRSRSHSRSQREDSYDGGRHERSERRRDREHKRHRGHYDVAPSATVVVKGLSQKTTEEDLYQILAEWGPLRHVRVIKERNSGISRGFAFIDFPSVGAACTMMDRIGDDGLVVDGRKLFFEYSSKPTGGAGGPFGQEKSGQHRNITVPSDWMCTICGCVNFARRTSCFQCNEPRTDDAPAADMSLSNPPSSGKKGFEAGPTHVLVVRGLDENADEEMLRYEFSKHAPIKDLRLVRDKFTHVSRGFAFVHFHSVEDATKALDATNGTTLEKNGQILRVAYAKSILGPGSSGSSQSSSLAAAAIEAAAFAQQYDAVGWAPKEYNPDEKQSVGGQEHAGGEITVQKDGSNAQSAFVWDEASGYYYDAASGFYFDGNTGLYYDGNSGVWYTYDQQTQQYIPYTENNDNKASGKQSENSKSSDGSSNRKVVISAPAATITSSVEKAASLHDAVQAAATAALAAEKKEKEKAKEIKLASKSSILANKKKMNNVLTMWKQRSHEGQATRVALDDSHPSVPADDKLFSAGQSTKSKFKSDSTTTKDNTMFSSGVAATSTAQTTGLESPVKPRPASNSSGGTLMGVIRGSGRGVVKSDTSYSIPSAGVSTSNAVIPLTMAGSSTNSDTFPAATPFRTDASALGSYTPPVAAVSGKRRFSEMPLPSASTHKEQPQTSYRDRAAERRSLYGSSSVGDDLPDMDSHRESAFKRSALDSMPFPPGVGGGRGIGDAQSYEVITADKALGESNVGNRMLRNMGWQEGSGLGKDGSGMIEPVQAQAIDRRAGLGSQQKKLDPSLEVQAGDSYKTLIQKKALARFREMS; from the exons ATGGATCCTGGTCGCTATGGCCTTCAGCAAGGATGGGATAATAACAGC GCTCTGGAGGGGTATGGTGCAGTCCATGAGCCTAACTACCG GGGTGGTGGTTCATATGATGAGAGGAGGTTTATCAATGACCGGTATTCAAGGGATAATGGATACCCAAGACATGCCTTCCCCCGGAACAttctagagagagagaactaTCCCCCACCTCCTGCTGTTGATGTCTGGCCTCAATCAAGAAGGAGAAGTTATGAAGAAGAATACCCACTTGATAGGGAGTCAAGGAGACATGAGAGACCATACTTTGATACTTACCATGATATAGATGCTGTTCATGATCGGGATGGCAACCACAGCATCGACAACTACCGTGATCACGGACTTGATAGGGCTTCTAGGTTTGGGGAACGTGACCGTGATGATTATGCATATGATGATTATGACTATAAGTCACACACTTCTTATCACAATAGGGAGGATAGCCATGAGAGGGATTATGAATATGGTAGGCATAGTTATGATTCTGATTATGAAAGAGGCAGCAGGAGAGATGGCAGTTGGAGGAGGCGTGGATCTCATGATCGAGAACATGACAAGAGAGGTTTGAGTCAGGAAAAATCTCAGAGTCCACATAGACGGCATGAACGATCTCGGTCTCGTGGATATGATGATCGTCCTAGATCAAGGTCTCCCCGGAGTCGAAGTCATAGCCGAAGTCAAAGGGAGGACAGCTATGATGGTGGCAGGCATGAGAGGAGTGAAAGGAGGAGGGACCGTGAACACAAGCGTCACCGTGGCCATTATGACGTG GCCCCATCTGCAACCGTTGTTGTGAAGGGTCTCTCACAGAAGACAACCGAGGAAGATCTTTACCAGATACTT GCTGAGTGGGGACCACTTCGCCATGTTCGTGTAATCAAAGAGAGGAATTCTGGCATCTCCCGTGGATTTGCCTTTATTGATTTTCCTTCTGTG GGAGCAGCATGCACAATGATGGATAGGATTGGGGATGATGGTCTTGTTGTTGATGGCCGAAAGCTTTTCTTTGAGTACAG TAGTAAACCAACTGGGGGGGCAGGTGGGCCTTTTGGTCAAGAGAAATCTGGTCAGCACAGAAACATCACAGTGCCATCTGATTGGATGTGCACTATCTGTGGTTGTGTCAATTTTGCAAGGCGTACATCCTGCTTTCAG TGCAATGAGCCACGAACTGATGATGCACCAGCAGCAGATATGTCTTTATCAAATCCACCATCCTCAGGAAAGAAAGGATTTGAGGCAG GCCCAACTCATGTTTTGGTTGTTCGTGGATTGGATGAAAATGCGGATGAGGAGATGCTTCGCTATGAGTTTTCCAAGCATGCACCGATTAAG GATCTTCGACTGGTTAGAGACAAGTTTACTCATGTTTCAAGGGGATTTGCCTTTGTACATTTCCATTCG GTTGAAGATGCTACTAAAGCCCTTGATGCGACCAATGGAACCACTCTTGAGAAGAATGGGCAGATCTTAAgagtggcatatgcaaagagcATTCTTGGCCCAGGATCGTCAGGATCATCACAGTCAAGCAGCTTAGCAGCTGCTGCGATTGAGGCAGCGGCATTTGCACAACAG tATGACGCTGTTGGCTGGGCACCTAAGGAATATAACCCAGATGAAAAACAATCTGTCGGTGGGCAGGAGCATGCTGGTGGGGAGATTACAGTCCAAAAGGATGGTTCTAATGCACAATCTGCTTTTGTGTGGGATGAAGCATCTGGTTATTACTATGATGCTGCTTCTGGCTTCTACTTTGATGGAAATACAG GTCTTTATTATGATGGTAACAGTGGGGTTTGGTACACATATGACCAGCAAACTCAGCAGTACATCCCTTACACAGAGAACAATGACAATAAAGCTTCTGGTAAACAGTCTGAGAATTCCAAGTCATCTGATGGTTCCAGTAACAGAAAAGTTGTAATTTCTGCACCGGCTGCTACTATTACGTCATCTGTGGAGAAGGCTGCCTCGTTACATGATGCAGTCCAGGCTGCTGCTACAGCAGCATTAGCTGCtgagaagaaagagaaggagaaggcaAAAGAGATAAAACTTGCTTCAAAGAGCAGTATTTTGGctaacaagaagaaaatgaacaacGTATTAACAATGTGGAAGCAAAGGAGTCATGAAGGACAAGCTACCCGTGTGGCTCTTGATGATAGTCACCCATCTGTTCCAGCTGATGATAAGCTCTTTTCAGCTGGGCAATCCACAAAGAGCAAGTTTAAATCTGATTCAACAACCACAAAGGATAACACTATGTTCAGTTCAGGAGTTGCTGCAACCTCAACTGCCCAAACTACTGGTTTGGAGTCTCCAGTGAAGCCAAGACCTGCGAGCAACAGTTCAGGAGGGACTTTGATGGGGGTTATAAGGGGCTCTGGACGAGGTGTTGTGAAGTCTGATACTTCATATTCTATACCATCTGCTGGTGTTTCTACATCCAATGCTGTCATACCACTAACTATGGCAGGTTCATCAACAAATTCTGATACATTTCCAGCGGCAACTCCTTTTAGGACAGATGCATCTGCGTTGGGATCTTACACACCACCTGTGGCTGCTGTGAGTGGCAAGAGGAGATTTTCTGAAATGCCACTGCCCTCTGCTTCTACTCACAAGGAGCAACCACAGACTTCCTACAGGGATCGAGCAGCTGAAAGGAGGAGTTTGTATGGTTCATCTTCTGTGGGAGATGATTTGCCTGACATGGATTCAC ATCGGGAGTCTGCATTCAAAAGGAGTGCTTTGGATTCAATGCCATTTCCCCCTGGTGTTGGGGGAGGACGCGGGATTGGAGATGCTCAGAGCTATGAGGTGATTACAGCAGACAAGGCACTTGGCGAGAGCAATGTAGGCAATCGAATGCTTCGCAATATGGGCTGGCAAGAGGGCTCG GGGCTGGGGAAGGATGGAAGTGGAATGATTGAACCAGTCCAAGCTCAAGCCATAGATAGGAGAGCAGGACTTGGGAGTCAGCAGAAGAAGTTGGATCCTAGCCTTGAGGTACAGGCTGGGGATAGTTACAAAACGCTGATTCAAAAGAAGGCCCTTGCCAGGTTCAGGGAGATGTCGTAG